Proteins encoded by one window of Streptomyces sp. NBC_01571:
- a CDS encoding long-chain fatty acid--CoA ligase — MREFSLPALYEVPADGNLTDIVRRNAAQHPDVAVIARKVGGTWTDVTATVFLAEVRAAAKGLIASGVQPGDRVALMSRTRYEWTLLDFAIWSAGAVTVPVYETSSAEQVQWILGDSGATACIVELPTHAASVESVRERLPALKHVWQIEGGGVEELGRAGRDVSDATVEERSSLAKADDPATIVYTSGTTGRPKGCVLTHRAFFAECGNIVERLRPLFRTGECSVLLFLPLAHVFGRLVQVAPMMAPIKLGCVPDIKNLTDELAAFRPTLILGVPRVFEKVYNSARAKAQADGKGKIFDKAADTAIAYSRALDTPSGPSLGLKIKYKTFDKLVYSKLRAVLGGRGEYAISGGAPLGERLGHFFRGIGFTVLEGYGLTESCAATAFNPWDRTKIGTVGQPLPGSVIRIADDGEVLLHGEHLFKGYWNNEAATAEALADGWFHTGDIGTLDEDGYLRITGRKKEIIVTAGGKNVAPAVIEDRIRAHALVAECMVVGDGRPFVGALVTVDEEFLGRWCAEHGKPAGSTTASLRDDPDLVRAIQDAVDDGNAAVSKAESVRKFRILSSQFSEESGHLTPSLKLKRNVVAKDYADEIEAIYRG; from the coding sequence TTGCGCGAGTTCAGCCTTCCGGCTTTGTACGAGGTCCCTGCGGACGGAAATCTGACCGACATCGTCCGCAGAAACGCCGCGCAGCATCCCGACGTCGCCGTCATCGCCCGCAAGGTGGGCGGCACGTGGACGGACGTCACCGCCACGGTGTTCCTCGCCGAGGTGCGGGCCGCGGCCAAGGGCCTGATCGCCTCGGGTGTGCAGCCCGGCGACCGGGTCGCCCTGATGTCCCGCACACGCTACGAGTGGACGCTGCTCGACTTCGCCATCTGGAGCGCGGGCGCCGTCACCGTGCCGGTGTACGAGACCAGCTCGGCGGAGCAGGTGCAGTGGATACTCGGCGACTCGGGCGCGACCGCCTGCATCGTCGAGCTGCCCACGCACGCGGCCTCCGTGGAATCGGTGCGCGAGCGGCTGCCCGCCCTCAAGCACGTCTGGCAGATAGAGGGCGGCGGGGTCGAGGAGCTGGGGCGTGCCGGCAGGGACGTCAGCGACGCGACCGTCGAGGAGCGCAGCTCGCTGGCCAAGGCCGACGACCCGGCGACCATCGTCTACACGAGCGGCACGACCGGTCGGCCGAAGGGCTGCGTGCTCACCCACCGTGCCTTCTTCGCGGAGTGCGGCAACATCGTGGAGCGGCTGCGTCCGCTGTTCCGCACGGGCGAGTGCTCCGTGCTGCTGTTCCTCCCCCTCGCCCATGTCTTCGGACGTCTCGTGCAGGTCGCGCCGATGATGGCGCCGATCAAGCTGGGCTGTGTCCCGGACATCAAGAACCTCACCGACGAGCTGGCCGCGTTCCGGCCGACGCTGATCCTCGGTGTGCCGCGCGTCTTCGAGAAGGTCTACAACTCGGCGCGCGCCAAGGCGCAGGCGGACGGCAAGGGCAAGATCTTCGACAAGGCCGCGGACACGGCGATCGCGTACAGCCGCGCGCTGGACACCCCGTCCGGCCCCTCGCTCGGCCTGAAGATCAAGTACAAGACCTTCGACAAGCTGGTCTACAGCAAGCTGCGTGCGGTGCTGGGCGGTCGCGGCGAGTACGCCATCTCCGGCGGCGCCCCGCTCGGCGAGCGGCTCGGGCACTTCTTCCGCGGCATCGGCTTCACGGTCCTGGAGGGCTACGGCCTGACCGAGTCCTGCGCGGCCACCGCCTTCAACCCCTGGGACCGGACGAAGATCGGCACGGTCGGGCAGCCGCTGCCGGGTTCCGTGATCCGCATCGCGGACGACGGCGAGGTGCTGCTGCACGGCGAGCACCTGTTCAAGGGGTACTGGAACAACGAGGCCGCCACAGCGGAGGCGCTGGCCGACGGCTGGTTCCACACGGGCGACATCGGCACCCTCGACGAGGACGGCTACCTCCGTATCACCGGCCGCAAGAAGGAGATCATCGTCACCGCGGGCGGCAAGAACGTCGCCCCTGCCGTGATCGAGGACCGCATCCGCGCGCACGCGCTGGTCGCGGAGTGCATGGTGGTCGGCGACGGGCGCCCGTTCGTCGGCGCGCTGGTCACCGTCGACGAGGAGTTCCTGGGCCGCTGGTGCGCGGAGCACGGCAAACCGGCGGGTTCCACCACGGCGTCGCTGCGCGACGACCCGGATCTCGTACGTGCGATCCAGGACGCGGTCGACGACGGCAACGCCGCGGTGTCGAAGGCGGAATCGGTGCGGAAGTTCCGCATTCTGTCCTCCCAGTTCAGCGAGGAGTCGGGCCACCTGACGCCGTCCCTGAAGCTCAAGCGCAACGTGGTGGCCAAGGACTACGCGGACGAGATCGAGGCGATCTACCGGGGCTGA